The Daphnia carinata strain CSIRO-1 chromosome 2, CSIRO_AGI_Dcar_HiC_V3, whole genome shotgun sequence genome has a segment encoding these proteins:
- the LOC130689378 gene encoding myogenesis-regulating glycosidase-like isoform X6, with protein sequence MTNIAVTPTDDESDGDTITSRTLLKKRTGFVLPTPSNADVENGKKEGEADEADKANCTTPLNPNNQKNGSPSFTDRLKDKISIAVPNVIQKKPREYKLKAFVGFLFLLVVFLVGFAYIFYYQQLARKTYFERIRFTKEDRIMRVYDDKGLEALRGHMGASFPTSQKSYKCHDRDRPPNSTLCLEWMGRGRFSLAQTPNKNQDDKSRCYRIIWQSLSADTYPTDCYEMNNQLWFGAGAVLGQQHDFAGWPLNRAEVPISPFVTGSEVRGHNGWGQVLRRYFMNSKAAAIIVDDSTPLWVSVNANQSQMLCLQSRSSGFPFFDHGEESIASNTSTKRNGTKNNPIVHSVLNYTICTAADLETLLTSLADAWWDGLRKDEMEVVKKLMEDPVWRFQPSADDNQTVQSLMKYTNSIVGSVWTSPGYLLIDTPWEERPGDLEFDANRFQGLNEALEIIHRKGFKVAVTVRPFVSTFSKTYKSGLDFLMPNSSRDSVGTWIRQPYGEGSPALTSYNGDHSLALADVTSRNISEWVADRLNTLIKNYELDGIFFESVTADYLPHYYVTAKPLTDPSKLSSLWVDAARQVTTVLSVTSATQMPRLPTFVAIPRLPSTWEGLTHLLPLVLTLSVSGYPFLIPPPVGGISNSTKPDKELYIRWLQVSTFLPVLQFATIPSSYDAEVERMASNLTGLRQSTVLPILQRYGGSSVFDGLPIIRPLWMLDPFDKEGLDVADEFCVGDELLVAPVLEPGAREREVYLPKGVWKDGIDGSLRKGGRWIHHYRAKLDQVPFFTRAAEGTRL encoded by the exons ATG ACGAATATTGCTGTAACACCAACTGACGATGAATCGGACGGTGATACAATCACGTCAAG AACTCTTCTCAAGAAAAGGACTGGATTTGTATTGCCAACACCATCCAATGCCGAcgtcgaaaatgggaaaaaggaaggagaagCCGATGAAGCTGATAAAGCAAACTGCACGACACCGTTGAATCCTAACAACCAGAAAAATGGCAGTCCTTCCTTTACCGACCGCCTCAAAGATAAAATAAGT ATTGCAGTTCCAAATGTGATCCAGAAGAAACCACGAGAGTACAAACTTAAGGCCTTTGTTGGATTTTTATTCCTACTTGTTGTCTTTCTTGTTGGCTTTGCCTACATATTTTACTACCAACAACTTGCTAGA AAAACTTATTTTGAGAGAATTCGTTTTACTAAAGAAGATCGTATTATGCGAGTATACGACGACAAGGGACTAGAAGCTCTAAGGGGTCACATGGGAGCATCGTTTCCTACGTCACAAAAATCTTACAAATGCCACGACAGAGATCGTCCACCCAACTCTACGTTGTGCCTAGAGTGGATGGGGCGTGGTCGATTTTCCCTTGCTCAAACCCCAAATAAAAATCAGGATGATAAATCGCGGTGCTACAGAATCATATGGCAATCGCTTTCTGCTGACACCTACCCCACAGACTGTTACGAAATGAATAATCAGCTGTGGTTTGGAGCAGGAGCTGTTTTAGGTCAACAACACGACTTTGCTG GTTGGCCTCTAAACCGAGCTGAAGTGCCAATCAGTCCATTTGTCACGGGTAGTGAAGTTCGAGGACATAATGGCTGGGGTCAAGTTCTTCGCCGATATTTCATGAATTCCAAAGCGGCTGCCATTATCGTGGACGATTCTACTCCGTTGTGGGTGTCAGTCAATGCCAATCAAAGCCAAATGCTTTGCCTCCAATCCAGGAGTAGTGGCTTCCCGTTTTTCGATCATGGAGAAGAGTCTATTGCTTCCAATACGAGCACCAAGAGAAATGGGACCAAAAACAACCCAATTGTTCATTCAGTCTTGAACTATACAATTTGCACAGCTGCCGATCTCGAAACGCTATTGACCTCGTTGGCTGACGCTTGGTGGGACGGACTAAGGAAAGACGAAATGGAG gTCGTCAAGAAACTGATGGAAGATCCCGTCTGGAGATTCCAACCGTCGGCTGATGATAATCAAACTGTCCAAAGCTTGATGAAGTACACCAACAGCATAGTCGGCTCGGTCTGGACCAGTCCAGGTTATTTGTTGATTGATACCCCATGGGAAGAGCGTCCTGGTGATTTAGAATTTGATGCAAATCGGTTCCAG GGTTTGAACGAAGCTCTTGAAATCATTCATCGAAAAGGATTCAAAGTTGCTGTTACCGTGCGTCCTTTCGTCAGTACGTTCTCCAAGACGTACAAGAGTGGATTGGACTTTTTAATGCCCAATTCGTCGCGTGATTCTGTTGGGACATGGATTCGTCAGCCATACGGCGAAGGATCTCCAGCATTGACGAGCTACAATGGGGATCACAGTCTTGCATTAGCTGACGTTACTTCACGCAACATCTCTGAATGGGTCGCTGATCGTCTTAATACCCTCATCAAGAACTATGAGTTGGATGGAATCTTTTTCGAAAGCGTCACAGCAGATTACTTGCCCCATTATTATGTAACAGCCAAGCCTTTAACTGATCCGTCAAAGTTGAGCAGTCTATGGGTGGATGCTGCCCGCCAAGTTACTACAGTTCTCAGCGTCACTTCGGCCACCCAAATGCCACGGCTTCCAACGTTTGTAGCCATTCCTCGGCTTCCGTCCACGTGGGAGGGTCTCACTCATCTACTTCCGTTGGTCTTGACGCTCAGTGTCTCTGGCTACCCGTTCCTGATCCCCCCTCCAGTTGGCggcatttcaaattcaaccAAACCTGACAAGGAACTGTACATTCGCTGGCTTCAAGTGAGTACCTTCTTACCGGTATTGCAGTTTGCAACTATTCCCTCGTCGTATGATGCTGAAGTGGAACGAATGGCCAGCAACTTGACTGGACTCAGGCAATCGACCGTCCTTCCTATCCTCCAACGTTATGGCGGTAGTTCTGTATTCGACGGACTGCCAATCATCAGGCCGCTCTGGATGTTGGATCCTTTTGACAAAGAGGGATTAGAtgtagcagacgaattttgtGTCGGTGACGAGTTGCTCGTTGCCCCCGTCCTGGAGCCGGGAGCGCGCGAAAGAGAAGTCTATTTACCCAAAGGTGTTTGGAAAGACGGTATTGATGGTAGTCTACGTAAGGGAGGAAGATGGATACACCACTACAGAGCTAAACTTGATCAAGTTCCGTTCTTTACAAGAGCAGCAGAGGGAACGCGCTTATAA
- the LOC130689378 gene encoding myogenesis-regulating glycosidase-like isoform X5, with the protein MQTNIAVTPTDDESDGDTITSRTLLKKRTGFVLPTPSNADVENGKKEGEADEADKANCTTPLNPNNQKNGSPSFTDRLKDKISIAVPNVIQKKPREYKLKAFVGFLFLLVVFLVGFAYIFYYQQLARKTYFERIRFTKEDRIMRVYDDKGLEALRGHMGASFPTSQKSYKCHDRDRPPNSTLCLEWMGRGRFSLAQTPNKNQDDKSRCYRIIWQSLSADTYPTDCYEMNNQLWFGAGAVLGQQHDFAGWPLNRAEVPISPFVTGSEVRGHNGWGQVLRRYFMNSKAAAIIVDDSTPLWVSVNANQSQMLCLQSRSSGFPFFDHGEESIASNTSTKRNGTKNNPIVHSVLNYTICTAADLETLLTSLADAWWDGLRKDEMEVVKKLMEDPVWRFQPSADDNQTVQSLMKYTNSIVGSVWTSPGYLLIDTPWEERPGDLEFDANRFQGLNEALEIIHRKGFKVAVTVRPFVSTFSKTYKSGLDFLMPNSSRDSVGTWIRQPYGEGSPALTSYNGDHSLALADVTSRNISEWVADRLNTLIKNYELDGIFFESVTADYLPHYYVTAKPLTDPSKLSSLWVDAARQVTTVLSVTSATQMPRLPTFVAIPRLPSTWEGLTHLLPLVLTLSVSGYPFLIPPPVGGISNSTKPDKELYIRWLQVSTFLPVLQFATIPSSYDAEVERMASNLTGLRQSTVLPILQRYGGSSVFDGLPIIRPLWMLDPFDKEGLDVADEFCVGDELLVAPVLEPGAREREVYLPKGVWKDGIDGSLRKGGRWIHHYRAKLDQVPFFTRAAEGTRL; encoded by the exons ATG CAGACGAATATTGCTGTAACACCAACTGACGATGAATCGGACGGTGATACAATCACGTCAAG AACTCTTCTCAAGAAAAGGACTGGATTTGTATTGCCAACACCATCCAATGCCGAcgtcgaaaatgggaaaaaggaaggagaagCCGATGAAGCTGATAAAGCAAACTGCACGACACCGTTGAATCCTAACAACCAGAAAAATGGCAGTCCTTCCTTTACCGACCGCCTCAAAGATAAAATAAGT ATTGCAGTTCCAAATGTGATCCAGAAGAAACCACGAGAGTACAAACTTAAGGCCTTTGTTGGATTTTTATTCCTACTTGTTGTCTTTCTTGTTGGCTTTGCCTACATATTTTACTACCAACAACTTGCTAGA AAAACTTATTTTGAGAGAATTCGTTTTACTAAAGAAGATCGTATTATGCGAGTATACGACGACAAGGGACTAGAAGCTCTAAGGGGTCACATGGGAGCATCGTTTCCTACGTCACAAAAATCTTACAAATGCCACGACAGAGATCGTCCACCCAACTCTACGTTGTGCCTAGAGTGGATGGGGCGTGGTCGATTTTCCCTTGCTCAAACCCCAAATAAAAATCAGGATGATAAATCGCGGTGCTACAGAATCATATGGCAATCGCTTTCTGCTGACACCTACCCCACAGACTGTTACGAAATGAATAATCAGCTGTGGTTTGGAGCAGGAGCTGTTTTAGGTCAACAACACGACTTTGCTG GTTGGCCTCTAAACCGAGCTGAAGTGCCAATCAGTCCATTTGTCACGGGTAGTGAAGTTCGAGGACATAATGGCTGGGGTCAAGTTCTTCGCCGATATTTCATGAATTCCAAAGCGGCTGCCATTATCGTGGACGATTCTACTCCGTTGTGGGTGTCAGTCAATGCCAATCAAAGCCAAATGCTTTGCCTCCAATCCAGGAGTAGTGGCTTCCCGTTTTTCGATCATGGAGAAGAGTCTATTGCTTCCAATACGAGCACCAAGAGAAATGGGACCAAAAACAACCCAATTGTTCATTCAGTCTTGAACTATACAATTTGCACAGCTGCCGATCTCGAAACGCTATTGACCTCGTTGGCTGACGCTTGGTGGGACGGACTAAGGAAAGACGAAATGGAG gTCGTCAAGAAACTGATGGAAGATCCCGTCTGGAGATTCCAACCGTCGGCTGATGATAATCAAACTGTCCAAAGCTTGATGAAGTACACCAACAGCATAGTCGGCTCGGTCTGGACCAGTCCAGGTTATTTGTTGATTGATACCCCATGGGAAGAGCGTCCTGGTGATTTAGAATTTGATGCAAATCGGTTCCAG GGTTTGAACGAAGCTCTTGAAATCATTCATCGAAAAGGATTCAAAGTTGCTGTTACCGTGCGTCCTTTCGTCAGTACGTTCTCCAAGACGTACAAGAGTGGATTGGACTTTTTAATGCCCAATTCGTCGCGTGATTCTGTTGGGACATGGATTCGTCAGCCATACGGCGAAGGATCTCCAGCATTGACGAGCTACAATGGGGATCACAGTCTTGCATTAGCTGACGTTACTTCACGCAACATCTCTGAATGGGTCGCTGATCGTCTTAATACCCTCATCAAGAACTATGAGTTGGATGGAATCTTTTTCGAAAGCGTCACAGCAGATTACTTGCCCCATTATTATGTAACAGCCAAGCCTTTAACTGATCCGTCAAAGTTGAGCAGTCTATGGGTGGATGCTGCCCGCCAAGTTACTACAGTTCTCAGCGTCACTTCGGCCACCCAAATGCCACGGCTTCCAACGTTTGTAGCCATTCCTCGGCTTCCGTCCACGTGGGAGGGTCTCACTCATCTACTTCCGTTGGTCTTGACGCTCAGTGTCTCTGGCTACCCGTTCCTGATCCCCCCTCCAGTTGGCggcatttcaaattcaaccAAACCTGACAAGGAACTGTACATTCGCTGGCTTCAAGTGAGTACCTTCTTACCGGTATTGCAGTTTGCAACTATTCCCTCGTCGTATGATGCTGAAGTGGAACGAATGGCCAGCAACTTGACTGGACTCAGGCAATCGACCGTCCTTCCTATCCTCCAACGTTATGGCGGTAGTTCTGTATTCGACGGACTGCCAATCATCAGGCCGCTCTGGATGTTGGATCCTTTTGACAAAGAGGGATTAGAtgtagcagacgaattttgtGTCGGTGACGAGTTGCTCGTTGCCCCCGTCCTGGAGCCGGGAGCGCGCGAAAGAGAAGTCTATTTACCCAAAGGTGTTTGGAAAGACGGTATTGATGGTAGTCTACGTAAGGGAGGAAGATGGATACACCACTACAGAGCTAAACTTGATCAAGTTCCGTTCTTTACAAGAGCAGCAGAGGGAACGCGCTTATAA